Genomic segment of Rhodocaloribacter litoris:
GACCCACCGCCCGTCCGGAGAGACATGGGGAAACCAGTTGTTGAAACCGTCGTCGGTCAACTGTTCGGGCCGGCTTCCGTCGGGGCGCATCCGCCAGAGTTGCATCGTCCCGCTGCGAACCGAGTTGAAGTAGATGTACTGCCCGTCGGGGCTGTATTCGGGTCCATCGTCGAGGCCGGGGGTATCCGTCAGGCGCACCTCCTCGCCGCCCCCGGCGGGAATGCGGTAGACGTCATAGTCTCCGCCGCGCAGGGCCGTGTAGACCAGGTAGCGCCCGTCCGGCGACCATCCGTGCAGGTAGGAGGGGCCGGTAGGCGTCACCTGTACGGGCGTCCCGCCTTCCACCGGCACCGTGTAGACGATGGATTGCCCGTCGTGCGCGTCGCTGTGGTGGCTGATGCCGAGCATCCGGCCGTCGAACGAGAGCACGTGGTCGTTGTTGTTGGCCGTGGCAAAACCCGTGTCGATCACGTGCGGCGTCCTCGTCTCCAGGTCGAAGCGGTAGAGCCGTCCGTCTGCGTTGTAGATGAGTGCCCGGCCGTCGGGTGTCCAGTTCGGCGCCTGGATCGACCCCGGCGCACGGTAGACGACCTCCCGGTGACCGGTCTCCACCTCCAGGATCTCCAGATTGCTCCCCAGGTAATCCTGGTACGGAACGAGGTCGTCCGGCGCCGGGACGACGATGCGGACGTTGCGGAAGCGGGCTACGGCGTCATCGTCGTGCGTGCCCACGAACAGGCCCACGTAGAGCGTATCGCCCAGCGGGAGTGTGACCTCGGCGTCGCGGACGAGCGGCTCACCGAAACGCGCCACGGCCAGGGTGAAGGTATCCCCGCGGCGGGTGAGCTGGAGAACGTCCGGTCCGGCCACGGCAGAACGCACCGCTTCCGCCCGTGCCCCCGGGGTACGGCGAAACTGAAGCGCCGCAAGGCCGTCGCCGCGCACGGCGGCACGGACGTGGGCCGCGCTCGCCTCGAGGGACGACCGGACGGCCCAGCCCAGTTCGCTATGCGGGCCGGCTCCCGCCCCGGGGAAATGTCCTTCCGCCCGCAGGATGAAATCGCCCGCCAGGCGTCGCCACACGAAGTGAAAGGCGTCCCGTTCGTCCTCGCGGTCGTATCCGGAGCCTTCGATCTGGTAGGTCTGGGTTGCCGGGTCGTAGCGGGCATCGCCGGCGTGCCGTACCGGACCGACGTCGCCGTGAGATTCGAACAGCCCGAGGGACTGCGCGAAGGCCGTACCGGCCGGCAGCACCGCCCATAACGCCACGGATCCGAACAGGCGAACCCGGGAAAGCATGTCGCTTCGCATGGTCGTCCTCCTCGTTTTTACCCGTCCTCAGGGAACGGGGCACGTCCCCGCCTGGCCGGCCGCATAGAGGATGCCGCCCAGGAGGTGCTGCCGGAAGGCCGGCTCGGCATAGCTTTCCGGCGTGTGGCCCATCGCCGTGTACCAGGCCCGTCCCCCCTCATAGGCATGGCACCATGCGATGGGGTGATCCCCGCCCATCGTTCCACCCTCGTACGTCGCCTCGTCGAGCACGGCCAGGACGTGGACGCGCCCCCGCGGGTTGCTCCGGAAGTTGTACCACTCATCCGTGCGCGTCCACCGTGGCGGCAGGCCCCGGGTCGAAGGGTGGGTGGTATCGGCGAGCACGACCGTGGCCGGCTGGATGGCGGGGTGACCGGCGAAGTAGGCCCCGACGAGCCCGCCGTAGAACGGCCAGTCGTACTCGGTGTCCGAGGCGGCGTGCACGCCGGCAAAGCCGCCCCCCGCCCGGATGTACCGCTCGAAGGCCTCCTGGCCCGCCTCGTCGAGGACGTCCTCGCTCGTGTTCAGGAAGACGACGACCCGAAAGCGGGCCAGCGTGCTGTCCGTGAAGGCGGCGGCGTCCTCGGTGGCCTCCACGGCAAAGCCGTGCGCCTGCCCCAGCGCCCGGATCGCGGCGATACCGTCCGTAATGGAGGCGTGCCGGTAGCCGGCGGTCTTCGAAAAGACGAGTACCGCGAAGCGCGGCGCGGCCGGATCGTCCCCCTCCCCCCCGTTCCGGGCCGGGGAGGATTCCGACGTACACCCCACCGTGAAAACCGCCAGCACGAGACAGCGCAGGATGATCGTTTGCATGGGTATCGAAAGCGTGGATGATATGCAATGTACGACAAGGGTGGAGCCGGCACCAGCGGGCAGACCGGCTCTCCCGGCAGTTGCATGATGCCATGGAGATCACGGCACCGGCCTGCGGGTCCGCTCACCAGGTGTCGGTGCGGAAGGGGGCGGCGGGCAGGCCCTCCCGGTTGTAGAGGTTAGCGCGGGCGGGGTTGTTCGCCCAGGCATAGCGGACGGCCACCGGGGCCGGCACGCGGTCGCTCCACACGACGACGCGGTCGCCCTCGATGCGCGCCTCGGCCCAGACGAAGCGCCGGTCCGCCCCCGCGACGGCGAAGCCGCGGACGACGCGCCCGCCTTCCCGCGTCACCAGCCCGCCGCCGGCGTGATCGAACGAGACGAAGACCCGGCGTCCCTCGACGCTGTGCGACCGGTAGACGGGACCGGAAGCAACGACGTCCTCGCCATAGGCCACCCTGCGTGCAGCCAGGGCCAGCCGGCGGCCCACGTCCTGCTTGTTGCGCGGGTGGATGTCGTCCGCCTCGCCGAGGTCGATGATGACCGCCTGCGCCGTGTTCGGCAGGGCCAGCGCGGCGTGTTGCGATTCGCGCAGGAGCGCCCAGGCGCTCTGCGACGGCGGCGTCTCGTCCTCCGCCATGAAGTTGGCCAGCTGCACCCAGAGGAACGGGAAGTCGCCCAGCCCCCAGGCCTCGCGCCAGCTCCGGATCATCGTGGGAAACAGCTCGCGGTAGGCATATGCCTCCTCGAGGGTGTTGGCGTTCGACTCCCCCTGGTACCAGATGACGCCCCGGATCGGGTACGGCAGCAGGGGGTGCACCATCTTGTTCCACAGCACCGTGGGCACCTGGTTCTTGTTGCCGCTCGTCCCGATCGTCACCTGCCCGACCATGAAGCGCCACGGGCCCGGCAGGGGACGCCGCACCCCGTTCACCTCGACGTACACCGCCTCGGGCGACCCGTGGATGCCTCCGCCGCCCTGGTAGTCCTCCACGCGCACGGCGAGGAGGTTCTCCCCTTCGCGCAGCGCGGCGGGCGGCACCGTGTAGACGCGCGCCAGGTTCCAGGCGTTGTCCGTCCGTCCCACCTCGACGCCGCCCACCCAGGTGATGTCCGAGTCGTCGATCATGCCGAGGCCGAGGGTGATCCCCTGCCGGGCCTCCTCCGCCGTCAGGGTGAAGGTGGTGCGGTACCAGGCCACCCCGTCGACCCCCTCGAAGCCGGCGGCTTCCCAGAGGCCGGGCACGGGGATGGTGAACCAGGCGCTGTCGTCCAGGTCGGGGGCGGCCCAGCGGGCCTCGCCGTCGACGAGGCCGGGGTCCCGGTCCGGCAGCGTGCCGAGGCGGGCGCGAACGCGGTCCAGGATGGCCTGCTCGCGGGCGGCTTCCTCCGCCCGGAGGGCTTCGACCGCCGCGGTATCCATCCCCAGCGCCTCCGCACGCATCCACGGCTCGATGCGGCTGCCGCCCCAGGTGGTGTTGATGATACCCACCGGCACACCCACGTGCCGCCGCAGCTCCCGGGCAAAGAAGTAGCCGACGGCCGAGAAGTCGCCCACGTGCTCCGGATCGGCCACCTCCCAGGTGCCCCCCGCCAGCGAGTCCTCCGGCCGGTACGACCACGAGCGCGGCACCTTGAAATGCCGGATCTGCGGATCGTCCGCGGCGACGATCTCGGCTTCGGCGTTCATTGCATCGGCGACGACCCACTCCATGTTGGACTGCCCCGAGGCCACCCACACGTCGCCGACGAGGATGTCCCGGATCCGGCGGGGCGGCTCCCCTCCGGCCGCCACCGTCATCTCATGCGGTCCGCCGGCCTCCAGGGCGGGAAGCGCCACCCGCCAGCGGCCATCCCCGCCGGCCGTCGTCTCGTACGCCTGCCCGTCGAACGTGACGATGACGCGGGTGCCGGGTGCAGCCCATCCCCACACGGGCACGGGCGCCCCCCGCTGCAGCACCATGCCATCCTCAAAGAGCCGGGACAGCCGGAAGGCGGGGGAGCGTTCCGCGCCTCCACAACCCGCGAGCAGGCACAGGATCAACAAACCGGGAAGGCAGGTCGGGAGAACAGACAATCTTTCCATGCGTCTTGTGCGGTTGATCGGGTGGAGCGACACGCCGGCGGCCCTCATCCGGCCTCGGCCAGCAGGCGGTCGATGGTTTGCAACTCCGCTTCGGTGAAGGCCAGGTTGTTCAGCGCGGCGACGTTGTCCTCGATCTGCTCGACGCGGCTGGCTCCGACCAGGGCCGAAGTCACGCCGGGATGGCGGAGCACCCAGGCCAGCGCCATCTGAGCGAGCGTCTGCCCGCGGGCCCGGGCGAGTTCGTTCAGACGCTGCACGCACCGGACCCGCCCGGGCGTGACCTCCTCCCGCGTCAGGAAGCCGTGCGGCTTGGCAGCCCGTGACTCCTCCGGGATGCCCTGAAGGTACTTCGTGGTCAGGAGCCCCTGGGCCAGGGGGGAGAAGACGATGCAGCCCATCCCCACCTCGTCGAGCACGTCCAGCAGGCCGTCTTCGATCCACCGGTCGAACATGCTGTACTTCGGCTGGTGGATCAGGCAGGGCGTACCGAGCGCGCGCAGGATGCGCACGGCCTCGCGGGTCTGTTCCGGCCCGTAGTTCGACAGGCCCACGTAGAGGGCCTTGCCCTGGCGCACGGCCTGGTCGAGTGCGCGCATGGTCTCCTCCAGGGGCGTGTCGGGGTCGGGGCGGTGGTGGTAGAAGATGTCGACGTAATCGAGTCCCATGCGGCGCAGGCTCTGGTCGAGGCTGGCGAGCAGGTACTTGCGCGAGCCGCCGTCGCCGTAGGGGCCGGGCCACATGCGGTAGCCGGCCTTCGTGGAGATGATGAGCTCGTCACGATAGCCGGCCAGGTCCCGCCGGAGGATGCGCCCGAAGGTTTCCTCGGCAGAGCCGGGCGGCGGCCCGTAGTTGTTGGCCAGGTCGAAGTGGGTGATGCCCAGCTCGAAGGCACGGCGCACCATGGCCCGGGCGTTCTCGAAGGTATCCACCCCGCCGAAGTTATGCCAGAGGCCGAGCGAGATGGCGGGCAGCACCACCCCGCTGCGACCACAGCGGCGGAAGGTCATCGTGTCGTAGGCGGGCAGGAGGGGGCGAGGATCGATCATGACGGCATGGAGGCTGGTTGAGCGTCTTCTCCTTTCCGGGGCGGCGTGTACCCTCCCCGGCTCCGGGAAGATACACTTTGCGCCGGTACCGGGGCACGGCACCGGCGGGTTCACCCGGCGTCCCGGTCGGAACAGGGTCCCGCGTGCGTCGCCCGTCCTCCTTCCCGGAGGGCCTGTCGTGCAAGCCGGTCGG
This window contains:
- a CDS encoding ThuA domain-containing protein → MQTIILRCLVLAVFTVGCTSESSPARNGGEGDDPAAPRFAVLVFSKTAGYRHASITDGIAAIRALGQAHGFAVEATEDAAAFTDSTLARFRVVVFLNTSEDVLDEAGQEAFERYIRAGGGFAGVHAASDTEYDWPFYGGLVGAYFAGHPAIQPATVVLADTTHPSTRGLPPRWTRTDEWYNFRSNPRGRVHVLAVLDEATYEGGTMGGDHPIAWCHAYEGGRAWYTAMGHTPESYAEPAFRQHLLGGILYAAGQAGTCPVP
- a CDS encoding sialate O-acetylesterase; its protein translation is MERLSVLPTCLPGLLILCLLAGCGGAERSPAFRLSRLFEDGMVLQRGAPVPVWGWAAPGTRVIVTFDGQAYETTAGGDGRWRVALPALEAGGPHEMTVAAGGEPPRRIRDILVGDVWVASGQSNMEWVVADAMNAEAEIVAADDPQIRHFKVPRSWSYRPEDSLAGGTWEVADPEHVGDFSAVGYFFARELRRHVGVPVGIINTTWGGSRIEPWMRAEALGMDTAAVEALRAEEAAREQAILDRVRARLGTLPDRDPGLVDGEARWAAPDLDDSAWFTIPVPGLWEAAGFEGVDGVAWYRTTFTLTAEEARQGITLGLGMIDDSDITWVGGVEVGRTDNAWNLARVYTVPPAALREGENLLAVRVEDYQGGGGIHGSPEAVYVEVNGVRRPLPGPWRFMVGQVTIGTSGNKNQVPTVLWNKMVHPLLPYPIRGVIWYQGESNANTLEEAYAYRELFPTMIRSWREAWGLGDFPFLWVQLANFMAEDETPPSQSAWALLRESQHAALALPNTAQAVIIDLGEADDIHPRNKQDVGRRLALAARRVAYGEDVVASGPVYRSHSVEGRRVFVSFDHAGGGLVTREGGRVVRGFAVAGADRRFVWAEARIEGDRVVVWSDRVPAPVAVRYAWANNPARANLYNREGLPAAPFRTDTW
- a CDS encoding TolB family protein produces the protein MRSDMLSRVRLFGSVALWAVLPAGTAFAQSLGLFESHGDVGPVRHAGDARYDPATQTYQIEGSGYDREDERDAFHFVWRRLAGDFILRAEGHFPGAGAGPHSELGWAVRSSLEASAAHVRAAVRGDGLAALQFRRTPGARAEAVRSAVAGPDVLQLTRRGDTFTLAVARFGEPLVRDAEVTLPLGDTLYVGLFVGTHDDDAVARFRNVRIVVPAPDDLVPYQDYLGSNLEILEVETGHREVVYRAPGSIQAPNWTPDGRALIYNADGRLYRFDLETRTPHVIDTGFATANNNDHVLSFDGRMLGISHHSDAHDGQSIVYTVPVEGGTPVQVTPTGPSYLHGWSPDGRYLVYTALRGGDYDVYRIPAGGGEEVRLTDTPGLDDGPEYSPDGQYIYFNSVRSGTMQLWRMRPDGSRPEQLTDDGFNNWFPHVSPDGRWVVFLSYGPEVAPDDHPFYKEVYLRMIPAGGGVPRVVAYVYGGQGTINVPSWSPDSRKVAFVSNTGPLRP
- the mgrA gene encoding L-glyceraldehyde 3-phosphate reductase; translation: MIDPRPLLPAYDTMTFRRCGRSGVVLPAISLGLWHNFGGVDTFENARAMVRRAFELGITHFDLANNYGPPPGSAEETFGRILRRDLAGYRDELIISTKAGYRMWPGPYGDGGSRKYLLASLDQSLRRMGLDYVDIFYHHRPDPDTPLEETMRALDQAVRQGKALYVGLSNYGPEQTREAVRILRALGTPCLIHQPKYSMFDRWIEDGLLDVLDEVGMGCIVFSPLAQGLLTTKYLQGIPEESRAAKPHGFLTREEVTPGRVRCVQRLNELARARGQTLAQMALAWVLRHPGVTSALVGASRVEQIEDNVAALNNLAFTEAELQTIDRLLAEAG